GTTTAATATATAGTGACTCCCTCCCGCACACCGATACCCGTGTTGCTGTTTGATCCACTGAAATCCAGCAACACAAACGCCCATATGACGAAGCTTCTGTTGAATCTGttgttccttcttcctggcctttTCCTCTGCCTCACGCTTCTTGCGAAGATTTTCCAACTTAGCCCGTCTGGCTAGCTCTTCTAGCCGGCGCTGTTCGCGctgtttctttgcttccgTGTCGACATCTGAGTCAGACGATTTGAcagatgaaggatgagggAGGTCGTTAACTTCCTTTTCCGCGGTGCGTTCGTCATCGAGCAGCTCTTTATATCgatcttctgctgcttttgcgGCCTGTCTGTCTTGCTCTAGTTGCTCCCATACTTCATCCGATACCCCATCGTCCCTGGTGACAGAGTCCGAAGGGGCCTCGAGTGCTGAGGGTGCTGGAGGCGAACGTTCATCGTTTTCGGCTGAGCCTTTAGAGGCTGCAGGCGGGTTGAATGTTGTGGTTAGCACTGGCGTAACGGGCTGCCGACCGAGAACCTGGGATTGGAGTAAATCGAGCGTAGGATTCCTTGCCACGGATTGATTTGTTACGCGCTTGATGCGCTCGGACATCATGGCGTCAATCTTACTAATGACAAGATCCTCGCAGATGGCGATCTTCTTATCTCGCATCGACTTAATTGCAACTCCAAAGATTGATTTCGAGATTGTTTGGATATCACGCGCATTGGCCCAGTTCGCGGTCTGAGTAAGTCTGGTAAAACGACTCCGCAATTTCTTCGTAAACTCAGGCCGCGGAGACTCCAATGCGTCCAGGTCAAACCCGTTTATTTTCAACCCAAAATCAGACTTCTGTTTCTGAAGTAGCTTCGTGAGAAGTTTGATGCAATCATCGGGTGTAATACTGGCGAACTCAAGCTCTTCCGGGAACCGACTAGTCAAGCCCGGGTTGATGTTTATGAGACGATTGATGTCCTGGTCGTATCCTGCTAAAATGATAATAAGTTTCTGGAAGAAGTTGGGTTTTGTAATGCAGTCGACAATTTCATCCATTGCCTCCTTTGCGAATTGTCCTTCCGCGAGTCTATATGCCTCGTCAATAAGGAGAACCTTCCCAAGTGATTTCTCTAGCAGCTCCTGTGTCTTAGGACCGGTATGCCCGATATATTGCCCCACCAAATCGGTTGCTGAGCTTTCGATGACCTCCGCGGATGATAGCAAACCCAAATCATAGTACACCTGGCCCATCTTCCTGGCTGTACTTGTTTTCCCTGTTCCTGGAGGCCCCCGGAAAAGGAAGTTGAACGGCACGTGTTGCCTTGGGTCAATCTCAAGCTCTCGGAGGTGTTTAACGGTCAGGCGGTAGTCCTCAAGCTTATTAATTATAGCTTCGCAGCCAATGGTGTCTTGGAATAGCATCCGGACATTTAtctcttctcgttctcctcGATCATATTCTGGATCCCAGTCTTGAAGCTCCAAGTAGTCGATCCCAGGGTTCCCGATTTTGGCAGACCGTCGCTGTTGCTGTCGGACCTTAGCGCCATTCAATAGAATGTCAATTTCTCCTGCATTGCCAAAGTGCGGACGGTTGCGAGCACGAGCGAGAATTTCTATCGCTACCTTTGCACCCTTGTCGGACGTGATAAACCCCTGATCTTTTAACTTAAGATCAAGGATTTGCCGCAGTTCTATATCAGAGAAGtcctcaaaaacaaaagcatcATCGAGAGCAAATCGCCTGGATAACCCTGGATTGACATTTTGGAACATATCCTTCATTTGCTCCTCATAACCCAATAATAGAACACAGCGATCATCACCTGGGACGCTCTGCACCTC
The sequence above is a segment of the Aspergillus oryzae RIB40 DNA, chromosome 3 genome. Coding sequences within it:
- a CDS encoding uncharacterized protein (ATPases of the AAA+ class), which encodes MSSLVAIIEFTLNRVFLGSPGTGKTTVAKLYGQILVDLGYLSNGEDTIGCEAIINKLEDYRLTVKHLRELEIDPRQHVPFNFLFRGPPGTGKTSTARKMGQVYYDLGLLSSAEVIESSATDLVGQYIGHTGPKTQELLEKSLGKVLLIDEAYRLAEGQFAKEAMDEIVDCITKPNFFQKLIIILAGYDQDINRLININPGLTSRFPEELEFASITPDDCIKLLTKLLQKQKSDFGLKINGFDLDALESPRPEFTKKLRSRFTRLTQTANWANARDIQTISKSIFGVAIKSMRDKKIAICEDLVISSRSAARYASANHNIQPACSL